One part of the Deltaproteobacteria bacterium genome encodes these proteins:
- a CDS encoding insulinase family protein — protein MSLLRVAALPDDVLPLDAYEATLSNDLRVIVVPTGQPGLLNLQIIVKAGSRNDVDPGASGLAHFVEHLMMLGTPRYPQAVYDEIQMRAGTRREAETSYDYTMYSLLCAREDLPQFLEIEADHFLAPGYSEEAFRSEAGVVLAELQATLSDPAQTSHNRHLAAGYRVHPYGHPVLGAPADVERFPERFAYSQAHFRRNYRPERTTLLVVGDAHPEEVCELVHRHWGDWRPVGPAQEVPAEPPPREPTTTFVPWSGDFPGLLALGYHGPRFSSDSSDFEALQLLFELEFGESSELYRQLVHGEQHVKFLVPVVLPSLDPGLPTVRGRLNAGRTNDDVKRVLEAMLKTADRARRRSVSAHQLKLQLDRGRASLAHVFDNVESIAEALCIFVHFDRSYATLNDHYRRLQNLTPEHLQAAAERYLTDERLVATLLASEDYSGALSVTRRGADVRAATQPEAGARAPTVLLRSRMPLVRVKLCFTAGSAYDPPGKAGLAQLAAGLHSGAGSQELRREEIERALHPLAGYFMAHVDRELCTFTGIVHRDHLDAFADLALPQFFDPGLREEDFEQLRAAQLGELLDDLRGADEENLAKERLQCNLFAGTPYAHPPLGTLSSLEAVTVEDVRAFARRFYTRQNVRLGLAGDVPGAFLSRLEDAVDALPAGAPVGPLQVRGRRPSGMELEILEKDTDVVAISFGTPIDVLRYHEDYAALSLARACLGDHRSSYGRLYRSLRTDRGLTYGSYAYLEAFPLAAAALYPSPNFVRRAQLFEVWIRPVHPSVATFALKAAVHELRQLIAEGVTEQEFERFRSFLAKNVLQLLKTQEDRLGYAMDSAWFGMGDFGTDFPRQVAALSPSAVNQAIRRHLTATDLGVVLVARDAARLREELLDGATPAVRYNGPVSPTLVEQDRAISSSKLLVTPESVRITPVEAVFA, from the coding sequence ATGTCCCTGCTTCGCGTTGCCGCGCTCCCCGACGACGTGTTGCCGCTCGACGCGTACGAGGCCACGCTCTCCAACGACCTGCGCGTGATCGTCGTCCCCACCGGGCAGCCGGGTCTGCTGAACCTCCAGATCATCGTGAAGGCCGGCAGCCGCAACGACGTGGACCCCGGCGCCTCGGGGCTCGCGCACTTCGTCGAGCACCTCATGATGCTCGGTACCCCGCGCTATCCGCAGGCGGTCTACGACGAGATCCAGATGCGTGCCGGCACCCGCCGCGAGGCCGAGACCTCCTACGACTACACCATGTACTCGTTGCTGTGCGCGCGCGAGGACCTGCCACAGTTCCTCGAGATCGAAGCCGACCACTTCCTCGCGCCGGGGTATTCGGAGGAGGCCTTCCGGTCCGAGGCGGGCGTCGTGCTGGCCGAGCTGCAGGCGACGCTGTCCGATCCGGCGCAAACATCCCATAATAGGCATCTGGCCGCGGGCTACCGCGTTCACCCCTACGGTCACCCCGTGCTGGGCGCCCCCGCCGACGTCGAGCGCTTTCCGGAGCGCTTCGCGTACTCGCAGGCCCACTTCCGCCGCAACTACCGTCCCGAGCGCACCACGCTGCTCGTCGTCGGCGACGCCCACCCCGAGGAGGTCTGCGAGCTCGTCCATCGGCACTGGGGCGACTGGCGCCCCGTCGGACCGGCGCAGGAGGTGCCCGCCGAGCCTCCCCCACGGGAGCCGACCACGACCTTCGTGCCCTGGTCCGGCGACTTCCCCGGGTTGCTCGCCCTCGGCTATCACGGCCCGAGGTTCTCGTCCGACTCCTCGGACTTCGAGGCGCTGCAGCTCCTCTTCGAGCTCGAGTTCGGCGAGAGCTCGGAGCTCTACCGCCAGCTGGTCCACGGGGAGCAGCACGTGAAGTTCCTCGTACCCGTCGTTCTGCCCTCGCTGGATCCGGGGCTACCGACCGTCAGGGGGCGTCTCAACGCGGGTCGCACGAACGACGACGTGAAGCGCGTGCTCGAAGCGATGCTCAAGACCGCCGACCGCGCCCGTCGACGGAGCGTCTCGGCGCACCAGCTGAAGCTGCAGCTCGACCGCGGCCGGGCCTCGCTCGCCCACGTCTTCGACAACGTCGAATCGATCGCCGAAGCCCTGTGCATCTTCGTGCACTTCGACCGCTCGTACGCCACCCTCAACGACCACTACCGTCGACTTCAGAACCTGACCCCGGAGCATCTGCAGGCCGCCGCGGAGCGCTACCTCACCGATGAGCGGCTGGTGGCCACGCTCCTCGCCTCCGAGGACTACTCCGGGGCCCTCTCGGTCACCCGCCGCGGGGCGGACGTTCGCGCTGCGACCCAGCCCGAGGCCGGCGCCCGGGCTCCCACGGTGCTGCTCCGCTCACGCATGCCGCTCGTCCGGGTGAAACTCTGCTTCACGGCCGGCTCCGCCTACGATCCGCCCGGCAAGGCGGGGCTAGCGCAGCTCGCCGCCGGCCTGCACTCGGGCGCTGGAAGCCAGGAACTCCGCCGCGAGGAGATCGAACGCGCGCTCCATCCCCTGGCCGGCTACTTCATGGCCCACGTGGACCGCGAGCTCTGCACGTTCACCGGGATCGTACATCGCGATCACCTGGACGCCTTCGCGGACCTCGCGCTACCGCAGTTCTTCGACCCCGGTCTGCGCGAGGAGGACTTCGAACAGCTCAGGGCGGCCCAGCTCGGGGAGTTGCTCGACGATCTGCGCGGCGCCGACGAGGAGAACCTGGCGAAGGAGCGCCTGCAGTGCAACCTCTTCGCCGGCACGCCCTACGCCCACCCACCTCTCGGCACCCTCTCCTCGCTCGAGGCCGTCACGGTCGAGGACGTACGTGCCTTCGCCCGGCGCTTCTACACGCGGCAGAACGTCCGGCTGGGCCTGGCCGGGGACGTGCCAGGCGCCTTCCTTTCGCGCCTAGAGGACGCCGTGGACGCCCTGCCGGCCGGCGCCCCCGTCGGGCCCCTCCAGGTACGAGGACGGCGCCCCTCGGGGATGGAGCTCGAGATCCTCGAGAAGGATACCGACGTGGTAGCCATCTCCTTCGGTACGCCGATCGACGTGCTGCGCTACCACGAGGACTACGCCGCGCTCTCCCTCGCTCGGGCCTGCCTGGGAGACCATCGCTCGTCGTACGGCCGGCTCTACCGCAGCTTGCGCACCGACCGCGGGCTGACCTACGGCAGCTACGCCTACCTCGAGGCCTTCCCACTGGCGGCCGCCGCGCTCTATCCCTCCCCCAACTTCGTGCGCCGTGCGCAGCTCTTCGAGGTCTGGATCCGACCCGTGCATCCGTCCGTCGCGACCTTCGCGCTGAAGGCCGCCGTGCACGAACTCCGGCAGCTCATCGCCGAGGGTGTGACCGAACAAGAGTTCGAGCGCTTCAGATCCTTCCTCGCGAAGAACGTCCTGCAGCTGCTCAAGACGCAGGAGGACCGGCTCGGCTACGCGATGGACAGCGCCTGGTTCGGCATGGGGGACTTCGGCACCGACTTTCCCCGACAGGTCGCAGCCCTCAGCCCGAGCGCCGTGAATCAGGCCATCCGGCGGCACCTCACGGCCACGGACCTGGGCGTGGTCCTCGTGGCGCGCGACGCGGCCCGGCTGCGGGAGGAGCTGCTCGACGGCGCGACCCCCGCGGTCCGCTACAACGGGCCCGTCTCCCCGACCTTGGTCGAGCAAGACCGCGCGATCTCGTCGAGCAAGCTCCTGGTGACGCCGGAGAGCGTGCGCATCACGCCCGTCGAAGCCGTCTTCGCCTAG